attcagtctaacctaaaaaCCAAGCTACCTAATaggttatgcaaaatgatcgctcaaagctgtttgagcgatcatcggcccatgtaaatgggccttaagatagtAGAATCCTGGAGATTCCTCTTCTTATAGggagttttttttcttaatttgaaTTGCAATATAGACAAAATGGGATCAATGACCATAGGAAATATGGGAAATGCTGCTAGtattttttgtctatttttgACTTTATTGACCCTTTAGCTCACCAGAACATACATACTTTAACGCTTAACACAAGTACACAAGGTTTGTGAAGACCATGCATAGTAACTAAGCAAGTTCTAAACAGGGCTACGAAAAGTATTTTTTATCAAGCATGAGTTCAGTTTCTGGCTCTTCGCACGCTACTAACATGCCTTGAGACTTTTGGACTCTTTAGCTTTGCGTTGTCTTGAATGTATTTATCCCAGCTGCTGCTTGTTGTGAAACCGATCACACAACAAGCAAGACGTGTGCCAGCATTTCCATTCTCCAAGCTGGCCTGGTTATTGCCTTTACCAAGGTCATCGGCCAACTTATGAACCACAATTGATCTTCCGAGTACACTATGTGGGCCAAATAGTGTAGCTTCAAGGTTTGTTAGGTGCCGTTGGATTTTGCCTTTTTGGACACGGAAGTTGCCAAAATCTCCTGGGTGATACGGGTGATTTATAGAATGGGGATTGAAATGTCCAGCTGTGGAGTCACATCCATTGCTAAGATCACCATAGTTATGGATATGAATGGCTCTTGAGGTTTGATTGACATCCATAGGAAACCCATGTGCGCTGAAGACCGCTTCTAACTTTCCGTCTGGATAGATTTGCTTAAACAAAATCTTGCCTGTGATTTGTAGCTCAGCTGCAGCCAGTTTTGGGTTTGGTTGTAGATGACATGTGGCGTAGACGGTTCTGTTTGGATTGCTCTCAAGGGGAATTCCGTTAAGGAACGTGGCCCATAAGTCGTTTAACTTTTGGGACATTTCTGTTAAAGTTTCTGTCGGGCAGGTTTGTTCCATCTCTGCTCCGATCCTGACGCATATCGAGATGAGGAATAGGACACGTTGGTAAAGCGCACAGGACATGGCTTACTTGGGTctctaaaaaagagaaaaaaactctggtaagttttttttttttggtgagaTGTATTTCTAGAATTCACTATAAGAAAAGGAATAAATGAGAGAACCTGTCTTGTATCTATCTCTGTATACTGTATCTGTGTATGTGATGGTGGTAACCTATTTTGTGTAGCATCTTATTTCAGGCTGTATTCCTTGAGGTTCTTTACCCTTCAAAGTAAATGTCAGCCTTTCCTATGACTATCCGGTAATTGTGAATCTCTGATAACCTGGCTCCTTTTAATGGTAGATTAATGAGGACTCTACTGTATAATTACGGAGTTATCAGGATGCAAATGAAGCCCCAGCAGAACTAAAAGGGAAATGGCAAAAAAACTGACAAATaagttatttgattttttttatttttttttaattcctaaaATAAACTGTTTTGCAGAAATCTTGCAGAGAAAATGTAAGGTATTGCAGGTTGTAGGCTCGGGGCTGACATCTGGCTGACTGGCATGGAGCTGGTATGATCCCTCGGCAGGGAGCATCAAGCCAAGTTCAGTAAGGGAAGTTATGGTCCCTTTCTCTTACAAACTAGGCAGTTGTGACATCAAAGGCTCGTTTCCTGACTCCGGCCACACAGCCCTATTAGTGGCTGCAACCTGGAGGCTTTGGGGGTAGCTAGCATAGGGCACTGAGGCCGACATTGCAGAATAAACAATGGTTTATTAACTGAAAATGGGTAAAATGCAAC
The sequence above is a segment of the Eleutherodactylus coqui strain aEleCoq1 chromosome 7, aEleCoq1.hap1, whole genome shotgun sequence genome. Coding sequences within it:
- the LOC136573340 gene encoding extracellular superoxide dismutase [Cu-Zn]-like, with the translated sequence MSCALYQRVLFLISICVRIGAEMEQTCPTETLTEMSQKLNDLWATFLNGIPLESNPNRTVYATCHLQPNPKLAAAELQITGKILFKQIYPDGKLEAVFSAHGFPMDVNQTSRAIHIHNYGDLSNGCDSTAGHFNPHSINHPYHPGDFGNFRVQKGKIQRHLTNLEATLFGPHSVLGRSIVVHKLADDLGKGNNQASLENGNAGTRLACCVIGFTTSSSWDKYIQDNAKLKSPKVSRHVSSVRRARN